From Marinobacter sp. F4206, the proteins below share one genomic window:
- the kdsA gene encoding 3-deoxy-8-phosphooctulonate synthase — MARSTVSVSDIEVANDKPFVLFGGMNVLESRELAFEVAESYVEVCRKLGIPYVFKASFDKANRSSVHSFRGPGLEQGLQILADIKSKFGVPIISDVHEPEQAAPAAEVCDIIQLPAFLSRQTDLVVAMAETGAVINIKKAQFLAPQEMKHIISKCQEAGNDKVILCERGTSFGYNNLVVDMLGFGIMKAMDVPVMFDVTHSLQMPGGRADSAGGRRAQVTDLALAGMSQGLAGLFLEAHPDPDQAKCDGPCALRLSQLEPFLARVKAVDDLVKSFKPIDTA, encoded by the coding sequence ATGGCGCGAAGCACCGTTAGCGTTTCGGATATCGAGGTAGCCAACGACAAGCCATTTGTGCTGTTCGGTGGCATGAATGTCCTGGAATCCCGGGAGCTGGCGTTCGAAGTTGCTGAGTCCTACGTTGAAGTGTGCCGGAAGCTGGGCATTCCCTATGTCTTCAAGGCATCGTTCGACAAGGCCAACCGCTCATCGGTGCATTCCTTTCGTGGACCGGGTCTGGAGCAGGGTCTCCAGATCCTGGCTGATATCAAAAGCAAGTTCGGTGTGCCCATCATTTCCGACGTGCATGAGCCGGAGCAGGCCGCACCGGCAGCAGAGGTCTGTGACATTATTCAGCTGCCGGCCTTCCTGAGTCGTCAGACCGATCTGGTGGTTGCCATGGCTGAAACCGGTGCGGTGATCAATATCAAGAAGGCCCAGTTCCTGGCACCCCAGGAAATGAAGCACATCATCAGCAAGTGCCAGGAAGCCGGCAACGACAAAGTGATTCTTTGCGAGCGTGGCACCAGCTTCGGGTACAACAACCTGGTCGTGGACATGCTTGGCTTCGGGATCATGAAAGCGATGGATGTGCCGGTGATGTTCGACGTGACCCATTCCCTGCAGATGCCCGGCGGTCGTGCCGATTCTGCCGGTGGTCGTCGTGCCCAGGTCACCGACCTGGCGCTTGCGGGTATGTCCCAGGGGCTTGCCGGTCTGTTTCTTGAGGCCCATCCGGACCCGGATCAGGCCAAATGCGACGGCCCATGCGCCCTGCGCCTGAGCCAGCTGGAACCGTTCCTGGCGCGTGTGAAAGCCGTCGATGACCTTGTGAAAAGCTTTAAACCTATCGACACCGCCTGA
- the arsC gene encoding arsenate reductase (glutaredoxin) (This arsenate reductase requires both glutathione and glutaredoxin to convert arsenate to arsenite, after which the efflux transporter formed by ArsA and ArsB can extrude the arsenite from the cell, providing resistance.) — protein sequence MTEPTRIFHNPRCSKSRQTLELLTDRGIEPEIVRYLETPPTQREMADILAALDAEPRALMRTKEKEYKELGLDNPDLSRDQLIAAMVANPKLIERPIVLANGKVAVGRPPENVLSIL from the coding sequence ATGACAGAACCAACCCGGATTTTCCACAACCCACGCTGTTCAAAATCACGCCAAACCCTTGAACTGCTTACAGATCGGGGGATTGAACCGGAAATTGTGCGCTACCTGGAAACACCGCCGACACAGCGCGAAATGGCCGATATCCTGGCGGCACTTGATGCCGAGCCCCGCGCGCTGATGCGCACCAAGGAAAAGGAATACAAGGAGCTCGGACTCGACAACCCCGATCTGAGTCGTGACCAGCTTATCGCCGCCATGGTGGCCAACCCCAAACTGATTGAGCGCCCCATTGTACTCGCGAATGGCAAGGTTGCGGTAGGTCGACCGCCGGAAAACGTGCTGTCAATCCTGTAA
- a CDS encoding TlpA family protein disulfide reductase, with product MQYPANRRFLHRMARFGLFFLILVTAGCEKIELDRAGGPKLNWDQLRGQWVLVNYWAEWCKPCLEEIPELNELDKAPDIAVLGVNFDGIQGQELEQLGERMGIEFTMLAEDPGQKLGWQTPVALPATFVMNPDGELLEARFGPQTEADIRALIGG from the coding sequence GTGCAGTACCCTGCAAACCGGAGGTTTCTCCACCGGATGGCCCGCTTCGGGCTGTTCTTTCTGATCCTGGTGACCGCCGGTTGCGAGAAGATCGAGCTGGACCGCGCTGGCGGTCCGAAACTGAACTGGGACCAGCTTCGTGGCCAGTGGGTTCTGGTCAATTACTGGGCGGAATGGTGCAAGCCCTGTCTGGAGGAGATTCCCGAACTCAATGAGTTGGACAAGGCGCCGGATATCGCCGTACTCGGTGTCAATTTTGATGGCATCCAGGGTCAGGAGTTGGAACAGTTGGGGGAGCGCATGGGCATTGAGTTCACCATGCTGGCGGAAGACCCGGGCCAGAAGCTTGGTTGGCAGACGCCGGTGGCCTTGCCGGCAACCTTTGTGATGAACCCGGACGGGGAGTTGCTCGAGGCCCGCTTCGGCCCCCAGACAGAAGCAGACATCCGGGCCCTGATTGGCGGTTAA
- the tilS gene encoding tRNA lysidine(34) synthetase TilS translates to MTTGAEPDHGFAWPDALCAPVRSLPEHSRLWVALSGGLDSVLLLHLAAFCHRDRVGIRAVHVNHQLQPNAGDTEAFCRAQCSALGIPLVTRRVSVGNGRAGADTGTGGVEEAAREARYAVFEEVLEPGDLLLLAHHADDQVETVLFRLVRGSGVAGLAGMPHCRPLGAGQLARPLLELERAELERWARRAELEWVEDPSNTDQGYDRNYLRHAIIPGLRARWPGLAQRVRHSARACADSEFLNERLAERQWADCSEGTRAVSVRALQGLSVVEQKNLMRWWSRECGFRPPVVSDWHQVMHDLLQAREDREPELRGEGFRLRRFQGWIYLVPEHSTVPQSSVTLTPGESLRWADWTLLLEPVANPECPPGPIRVSTRQGGERVRPRPDGPSKSLKNWFQEQAVPPWERACLPLVFAGSGDTGELIAIGDFWCSEQYSGGAPAAGWRLVVKREFD, encoded by the coding sequence ATGACAACGGGCGCTGAGCCCGATCACGGATTTGCCTGGCCGGATGCACTGTGCGCGCCGGTCAGGTCGCTCCCCGAACATTCCCGCCTGTGGGTCGCCCTGAGTGGTGGCCTGGATTCCGTCTTGCTCCTGCACCTGGCCGCCTTCTGTCACCGTGACCGAGTTGGCATTCGTGCCGTTCATGTAAATCATCAGCTCCAGCCCAACGCCGGCGACACCGAGGCGTTCTGTCGTGCCCAGTGCAGCGCCTTGGGTATTCCCCTGGTCACCCGACGTGTTTCAGTCGGCAACGGACGGGCTGGCGCCGACACCGGCACCGGCGGTGTGGAAGAGGCCGCTCGCGAAGCCCGCTACGCCGTGTTTGAAGAAGTCCTTGAACCGGGCGACCTGCTGCTTTTGGCTCATCACGCGGACGATCAGGTGGAAACGGTTCTGTTTCGCCTGGTTCGGGGCAGCGGAGTCGCGGGGCTGGCCGGCATGCCGCACTGTCGTCCGCTGGGGGCAGGGCAGCTTGCCCGGCCACTGCTGGAGCTGGAACGGGCGGAACTTGAACGCTGGGCACGGAGAGCCGAGCTCGAGTGGGTGGAAGACCCGAGCAATACCGATCAGGGGTATGACCGCAATTACCTTCGCCATGCCATCATTCCGGGTCTGAGGGCCCGTTGGCCGGGCCTGGCGCAGCGGGTTCGTCACAGTGCCAGGGCCTGTGCCGACAGTGAGTTTCTGAATGAGCGGCTGGCGGAGCGCCAATGGGCTGACTGTTCCGAGGGTACGAGGGCGGTGTCCGTCCGCGCCTTGCAAGGGCTTAGTGTCGTGGAGCAGAAAAATCTGATGCGCTGGTGGAGTCGGGAGTGTGGATTTCGTCCGCCGGTGGTTTCGGACTGGCACCAGGTTATGCACGATCTGCTGCAGGCCCGCGAGGACCGGGAACCCGAGTTGCGGGGGGAAGGGTTTCGACTGCGCCGGTTCCAGGGGTGGATTTATCTGGTGCCGGAGCACTCCACGGTGCCCCAGTCGTCGGTGACGTTGACGCCGGGTGAGTCATTGCGATGGGCCGACTGGACACTGTTGCTGGAGCCGGTCGCTAACCCGGAATGCCCGCCCGGGCCAATAAGGGTATCTACGAGGCAGGGTGGCGAGCGTGTTCGTCCCCGTCCGGATGGGCCGTCGAAATCACTGAAAAACTGGTTCCAGGAGCAGGCCGTGCCACCCTGGGAAAGGGCCTGTCTCCCGTTGGTTTTTGCGGGTTCCGGAGACACCGGAGAGTTGATCGCCATTGGCGATTTCTGGTGTTCTGAACAATACTCGGGAGGCGCTCCTGCCGCCGGTTGGCGGCTTGTTGTGAAGCGGGAATTTGATTGA
- the accA gene encoding acetyl-CoA carboxylase carboxyl transferase subunit alpha has product MNPNYLDFEQPIADLEAKIEELRMVGNDTDINITDEIARLKKKSVSLTESIFSNLKPWDVARLARHPRRPYTLDYIESIFEDFDELHGDRRYADDLAIVGGTARLNDKPVMIIGHQKGREVRDKVKRNFGMPRPEGYRKALRLMEMAERFKMPILTFIDTPGAYPGIGAEERGQSEAIAFNLAVMSRLKTPIISTVIGEGGSGGALAIGVCDQLNMLQYSTYAVISPEGCASILWKSAEFAAQAAEAMGVTADRLRDLGLADNVIQEPLGGAHRNPDEMSESLKEILANGVAELSRLPLDELVARRYERLTRYDNGR; this is encoded by the coding sequence ATGAACCCTAATTATCTGGATTTCGAACAGCCCATTGCCGACCTGGAAGCCAAGATTGAAGAGCTTCGCATGGTGGGCAACGACACCGATATCAACATTACCGACGAGATTGCACGGCTCAAGAAGAAGAGCGTCAGCCTGACTGAAAGCATCTTCTCGAATCTCAAACCCTGGGACGTGGCTCGTCTGGCCCGTCATCCGCGCAGACCTTACACACTCGATTACATTGAATCGATTTTTGAGGACTTCGACGAGTTGCACGGCGACCGCCGGTACGCAGACGATCTGGCCATTGTCGGCGGGACTGCGCGTCTGAACGACAAGCCGGTGATGATCATTGGTCACCAGAAAGGCCGGGAAGTGCGGGACAAGGTCAAGCGCAACTTCGGCATGCCCCGCCCGGAAGGCTATCGCAAAGCCCTGCGGCTGATGGAGATGGCTGAACGGTTCAAGATGCCGATCCTGACCTTTATCGATACCCCGGGAGCCTATCCCGGGATCGGTGCCGAGGAGCGTGGCCAGAGTGAGGCCATCGCCTTCAACCTGGCGGTGATGTCCCGACTGAAGACACCGATCATCTCCACGGTGATTGGTGAGGGCGGGTCCGGTGGCGCGCTGGCGATCGGTGTTTGCGACCAGTTGAATATGCTTCAGTACTCCACCTATGCGGTGATCTCCCCGGAAGGTTGTGCCTCTATCCTCTGGAAGAGTGCAGAATTTGCAGCCCAGGCCGCAGAGGCCATGGGGGTAACAGCAGATCGTCTGAGGGACCTTGGGTTGGCCGATAATGTCATTCAGGAGCCCCTGGGTGGCGCCCACCGAAACCCGGATGAGATGTCGGAATCCCTGAAAGAGATCCTGGCCAATGGCGTGGCGGAACTCAGCCGCCTGCCGCTGGATGAGCTGGTAGCCCGCCGCTATGAGCGGCTGACCCGCTATGACAACGGGCGCTGA
- the eno gene encoding phosphopyruvate hydratase, with product MTKIANIKAREVLDSRGNPTVEADVLLEDGTLGRACAPSGASTGSREALELRDQDASRYLGKGVRKAVDAVNGKIREALLGKDAADQRALDQVMLELDGTDNKANLGANAILAVSLAAAKAAAESLGKPLYAHIADLNGTSGQFSMPVPMMNILNGGEHADNNVDIQEFMVQPVAAKSFAEALRIGAEIFHSLKKVLKAQGLNTAVGDEGGFAPNLPSNEAALAVIKEAVEKAGYELGTDVTLALDCASSEFYKDGQYQLSGEGKSFDSEGFADYLAGLCERYPIVSIEDGMDESDWDGWKVLTDKLGSKVQLVGDDLFVTNTRILKQGIDKGVGNSILIKFNQIGSLSETLDAIKMAQDAGYTAVISHRSGETEDTTIADLAVATCAGQIKTGSLCRSDRVAKYNQLLRIEEALDGKAPYRGLSEIKGQG from the coding sequence ATGACCAAGATTGCCAACATCAAGGCTCGCGAGGTCCTCGACTCCCGCGGTAACCCGACTGTTGAAGCGGACGTCCTCCTTGAAGACGGCACCCTCGGCCGCGCCTGTGCGCCATCTGGTGCGTCCACCGGTTCCCGCGAGGCGCTGGAACTGCGTGATCAGGATGCCTCCCGCTATCTGGGCAAGGGTGTGCGTAAGGCCGTTGATGCGGTAAATGGCAAGATCCGTGAGGCGTTGCTGGGCAAAGATGCGGCAGATCAGCGCGCCCTCGATCAGGTGATGCTGGAGCTCGATGGCACCGACAACAAGGCCAATCTGGGCGCAAACGCCATTCTGGCTGTGTCTCTGGCGGCAGCCAAAGCCGCAGCCGAATCTCTGGGCAAGCCGCTTTATGCCCACATTGCCGATCTGAACGGTACCTCCGGCCAGTTCAGCATGCCGGTGCCAATGATGAATATCCTCAACGGCGGCGAGCATGCCGACAACAACGTTGATATCCAGGAATTCATGGTTCAGCCGGTCGCGGCCAAGAGCTTCGCCGAAGCCCTGCGTATTGGCGCCGAGATTTTCCATAGCCTGAAGAAAGTGCTCAAGGCCCAGGGTCTGAACACGGCCGTTGGTGACGAGGGCGGGTTTGCCCCGAACCTGCCGTCCAACGAGGCCGCGCTGGCGGTCATCAAGGAAGCGGTTGAAAAGGCCGGTTACGAATTGGGAACCGACGTCACCCTGGCGCTGGACTGCGCTTCCTCCGAATTCTACAAAGATGGTCAGTACCAGCTGTCCGGTGAGGGCAAGAGCTTTGATTCCGAAGGCTTCGCCGACTACCTGGCGGGCCTCTGTGAGCGTTATCCGATTGTCTCCATCGAAGATGGCATGGACGAGAGTGACTGGGACGGCTGGAAAGTGCTGACTGACAAGCTGGGCAGCAAGGTCCAGTTGGTGGGCGACGACCTGTTCGTGACCAACACCCGTATCCTCAAGCAGGGTATCGACAAGGGCGTGGGCAACTCCATCCTGATCAAGTTCAACCAGATCGGTAGCCTGAGTGAAACCCTGGATGCCATCAAGATGGCTCAGGACGCGGGCTACACCGCCGTGATTTCCCACCGCTCTGGCGAAACAGAAGACACCACCATCGCCGATCTTGCGGTGGCAACCTGCGCCGGCCAGATCAAAACCGGTTCCCTGTGCCGTTCCGACCGCGTTGCCAAGTACAACCAGCTGCTTCGCATCGAAGAGGCTCTGGATGGTAAGGCACCGTACCGCGGTCTGAGCGAAATCAAGGGGCAGGGCTGA
- the dnaE gene encoding DNA polymerase III subunit alpha, whose translation MAQTFVHLRVHSEYSMVDGLVRVKPLINRVAELGMPAVGLTEQSNMCSLVRFYKAATGAGVKPIIGADLWLENPDEPDNPFRLTLLARNNDGYLNLTEIISLGYTEGQRFGKPIIQRKWLEDRPGGLIMLSGAKLGDIGKALLADKPELARERAEYWMNLYPDACYLELQRTGRPGDEDCLHRSVALAQELGLPVVATNDVHFVDAEDFEAHEARVCIGESRTLDDPRRDRRFSDQQYLRSAEDMIELFADIPEAIENTMEIARRCSVKVRMGEYFLPNYPIPDGMTMDDYFRKVSEEGLEERLAKTLSKDDPDYEEKRAAYYKRLNFELDIIIQMGFPGYFLIVMDFIKWAKNNGVPVGPGRGSGAGSLVAYAQLITDLDPLEYDLLFERFLNPERVSMPDFDVDFCMEGRDRVIEYTAQKYGREAVSQIITFGTMAAKAVVRDVARVQGKSYGLADKLSKLIPFEVGMTLEKAIEQEPQLKEFLENDEEAQEIWEMALKLEGVCRNAGKHAGGVVIAPTKITDFSPLYCDDEGGSLVTQFDKGDVEDAGLVKFDFLGLRTLTIIKWALNMINPRRQQRDLPELDINEIPLDDVPSFDMLKKAETTAVFQLESRGMKDLIRRLQPDSLEDMIALVALFRPGPLQSGMVDDFIDRKHGRQPMSFPHPDYQYEGLKPVLEPTYGVILYQEQVMQIAQVMAGYSLGNADMLRRAMGKKKPEEMAKQKQFFLDGCEQNGIDKTLAENIFDLVEKFAGYGFNKSHSAAYALVSYQTLWLKAHYPAEFMAAVLTADMQNTDKVVTLVEECRNMKLDLLVPDVSRSEYTFTVNDDGQIVYGLGAIKGLGEGPIQSVVEGRGDGEPYQDIFDFCRRIDLKKVNKRAMEALIRSGAMDKLGASRAQLMASIDKAVQQAGQQSRNESVGMTDMFGEMLEGGEGGDPYADVAGVREWPEKQRLKGEKDTLGLYLTGHPFDEYEKEVRRFVRSSIADLKPNKSPQRVAGLVVAQRTMKTRTGSTMCFITLDDRSARIEATLFSEAFFENRELLQSDQVIVVEGQVSHDDYSGQMKMRVSSVMDVGTARQQFSRGLKLALRSDQLQNGLLEKLDNTLRPFRCEGSPVWIEYTSAEAQTRIELGESWRVQPDDNLLLELRYLVGDQSVELVYD comes from the coding sequence ATGGCACAGACTTTTGTACACCTCCGCGTACATTCCGAATACTCAATGGTTGACGGACTGGTACGGGTAAAGCCCCTGATCAACCGGGTTGCCGAGCTGGGTATGCCAGCCGTCGGACTCACCGAGCAGTCGAACATGTGTTCCCTGGTTCGTTTCTACAAGGCCGCCACCGGTGCCGGAGTGAAGCCCATTATCGGGGCGGACCTCTGGCTGGAGAATCCCGACGAACCGGACAATCCGTTCAGGCTGACGTTGTTGGCGCGGAATAACGATGGCTACCTGAACCTGACTGAAATTATTTCTCTGGGTTACACCGAAGGGCAGCGTTTCGGCAAGCCGATTATTCAGCGCAAGTGGCTGGAAGACCGGCCTGGCGGCCTGATCATGCTGTCCGGGGCGAAACTGGGCGATATCGGCAAGGCCCTGCTGGCCGACAAGCCAGAGCTTGCTCGGGAGCGTGCCGAGTACTGGATGAACCTCTATCCGGATGCCTGTTACCTGGAACTTCAGCGTACCGGTCGTCCCGGCGATGAGGACTGCCTGCACCGGAGTGTTGCGCTGGCCCAGGAGCTGGGTCTGCCGGTGGTGGCTACCAACGATGTGCACTTTGTTGATGCCGAGGACTTTGAAGCCCACGAGGCCCGGGTCTGCATCGGCGAGAGTCGGACACTGGACGACCCCCGTCGGGACCGACGGTTCAGCGACCAGCAATACCTGCGCAGCGCCGAGGACATGATCGAGCTGTTTGCCGACATTCCCGAGGCTATCGAGAACACCATGGAGATTGCCCGCCGCTGCTCCGTGAAGGTCCGGATGGGCGAGTACTTCCTGCCGAATTATCCCATCCCGGATGGGATGACCATGGACGACTACTTCCGCAAGGTGTCCGAGGAAGGACTGGAAGAACGTCTTGCCAAGACCCTGAGCAAGGATGATCCCGATTACGAGGAAAAGCGGGCAGCCTACTACAAGCGGCTGAACTTCGAGCTGGATATCATCATTCAGATGGGGTTCCCGGGCTACTTCCTGATCGTGATGGACTTCATCAAGTGGGCCAAGAACAATGGCGTGCCGGTCGGGCCGGGCCGGGGTTCCGGTGCCGGTTCACTGGTGGCCTATGCCCAGCTGATCACCGATCTTGACCCCCTTGAATACGATCTCCTGTTCGAGCGGTTCCTGAACCCTGAGCGGGTCTCCATGCCCGATTTTGACGTCGATTTCTGCATGGAAGGCCGTGACCGGGTTATCGAGTACACCGCCCAGAAATATGGCCGGGAGGCGGTTTCCCAGATCATCACCTTCGGGACCATGGCGGCCAAGGCGGTGGTGCGGGACGTGGCCCGGGTGCAGGGCAAGTCCTACGGTTTGGCGGACAAGTTGTCCAAGCTGATCCCGTTCGAAGTGGGCATGACCCTGGAAAAGGCCATCGAGCAGGAGCCCCAGCTCAAGGAGTTCCTCGAGAACGATGAGGAAGCCCAGGAAATCTGGGAGATGGCGCTCAAGCTCGAAGGTGTCTGCCGGAATGCCGGTAAACACGCCGGCGGCGTAGTGATCGCGCCCACCAAGATCACCGATTTCTCGCCGCTCTATTGTGATGATGAGGGCGGTAGCCTGGTCACCCAGTTTGACAAGGGCGACGTGGAAGATGCCGGACTGGTCAAGTTCGACTTCCTGGGGCTGCGCACGCTCACGATCATCAAGTGGGCCCTGAATATGATTAACCCGCGCCGGCAGCAGCGAGACCTGCCGGAGCTGGATATCAATGAAATCCCGCTCGACGATGTGCCGTCGTTCGACATGCTCAAGAAGGCCGAGACCACAGCGGTGTTCCAGCTGGAATCCCGGGGCATGAAGGACCTGATCCGGCGGCTTCAGCCAGACTCCCTGGAAGACATGATCGCCCTGGTAGCGTTGTTCCGGCCGGGGCCGCTGCAGTCCGGTATGGTTGATGACTTCATCGACCGGAAGCATGGTCGCCAGCCCATGTCCTTCCCGCATCCCGATTATCAGTATGAAGGCCTGAAGCCGGTTCTGGAGCCCACCTACGGGGTCATCCTCTACCAGGAACAGGTCATGCAGATCGCCCAGGTCATGGCCGGTTACAGCCTTGGTAACGCGGACATGCTGCGTCGGGCCATGGGTAAGAAAAAGCCCGAGGAAATGGCCAAGCAGAAGCAGTTCTTCCTGGACGGCTGCGAGCAGAACGGCATCGACAAGACCCTGGCAGAAAACATCTTCGACCTCGTGGAGAAGTTCGCCGGTTACGGTTTCAACAAGTCCCACTCCGCCGCCTACGCGCTGGTGTCCTACCAGACCCTGTGGCTGAAGGCGCATTACCCGGCCGAGTTCATGGCCGCGGTGCTCACCGCCGATATGCAGAACACCGACAAGGTGGTCACGCTGGTGGAAGAGTGCAGGAACATGAAACTGGACCTTCTGGTTCCGGATGTGAGCCGGTCGGAGTACACCTTCACGGTCAATGATGATGGCCAGATCGTGTATGGCCTCGGTGCCATCAAGGGGCTGGGCGAGGGGCCGATCCAGAGTGTCGTGGAAGGCCGTGGTGACGGCGAACCCTACCAGGATATTTTCGATTTCTGTCGACGTATTGATCTGAAAAAGGTCAACAAGCGCGCCATGGAGGCGCTGATCCGCTCCGGTGCCATGGATAAGCTGGGTGCCAGCCGGGCGCAGCTGATGGCCAGTATTGACAAGGCGGTTCAGCAGGCCGGCCAGCAGTCCCGGAATGAATCCGTGGGCATGACGGATATGTTTGGCGAGATGCTTGAAGGCGGTGAGGGCGGCGATCCCTATGCCGACGTGGCTGGCGTTCGGGAGTGGCCGGAAAAACAGCGCCTGAAAGGTGAGAAGGATACCCTTGGCTTGTACCTGACGGGCCATCCGTTCGACGAGTATGAGAAGGAAGTGCGCCGTTTTGTGCGTTCCTCCATTGCCGACCTGAAGCCCAACAAGTCACCCCAGCGGGTGGCCGGCCTGGTGGTCGCCCAGCGCACGATGAAGACGCGGACCGGTTCAACCATGTGTTTCATCACCCTCGATGACCGTAGCGCCCGTATCGAGGCAACGCTGTTCTCGGAAGCTTTTTTCGAGAATCGGGAGCTGTTGCAGTCGGACCAGGTGATTGTGGTCGAAGGCCAGGTCAGTCACGACGACTATTCCGGTCAGATGAAGATGCGGGTGAGCTCGGTGATGGACGTCGGTACCGCCCGTCAGCAGTTCAGCCGTGGGCTAAAACTTGCCCTGCGTTCGGACCAGCTGCAAAACGGCCTGCTGGAAAAGCTGGACAACACGCTCCGACCCTTCCGGTGTGAGGGCAGTCCGGTCTGGATTGAATACACCAGTGCCGAGGCCCAGACCCGGATTGAACTGGGGGAGTCCTGGCGGGTACAGCCCGACGATAACCTGCTGCTGGAGCTTCGCTACCTCGTGGGCGACCAGTCCGTAGAACTGGTCTATGATTAG
- a CDS encoding CTP synthase — protein sequence MTRYIFVTGGVVSSLGKGIASASLAAILEARGLKVTILKLDPYINVDPGTMSPFQHGEVFVTEDGAETDLDLGHYERFIRTPMSRRNNFTTGRVYEEVIRKERRGDYLGGTVQVIPHITDEIKRRVVEGAAGADVALIEIGGTVGDIESLPFLEACRQLKVEVGPQRALFMHLTLVPYIATAGEIKTKPTQHSVKEMRSIGLQPDILLCRSEHEVDASSRRKIALFTNVEERAVIPLQDAKSIYAIPRMLHEHGLDQLVIERFNLDARPADLGEWDDVVESLMNPQGEITIAMVGKYMELLDAYKSLIESLLHAGIKTRTKVNINYIDSEDIERDGTGALESADAILVPGGFGERGVEGKIRTVQFARENKVPYLGICLGMQVAVIEYARNVAGLKDAHSTEFREHTPEPVVGLITEWLDSTGEREERTGESDLGGTMRLGAQDCVLTEGSTIANCYGRKTIRERHRHRYEVNNHFLPRLEEAGLKISGRSSDGKLVEVVEAGDHPWFVACQFHPEFTSTPRDGHPLFKGFVEAALARKKGA from the coding sequence ATGACGCGTTATATTTTCGTCACCGGCGGTGTCGTGTCCTCCTTGGGGAAAGGTATCGCATCCGCCTCTCTGGCAGCGATCCTCGAGGCACGCGGCCTGAAGGTCACTATTCTCAAGCTGGACCCGTACATCAACGTGGACCCCGGCACCATGAGCCCGTTCCAGCACGGTGAGGTTTTTGTCACCGAAGACGGCGCGGAAACCGACCTCGACCTGGGCCACTACGAGCGGTTCATCCGCACGCCGATGAGCCGTCGGAACAACTTCACCACCGGCCGTGTCTACGAAGAAGTCATTCGTAAGGAGCGTCGTGGTGATTACCTGGGCGGAACGGTTCAGGTAATTCCGCACATCACCGACGAAATCAAGCGTCGTGTCGTTGAAGGCGCGGCCGGTGCCGATGTGGCACTGATCGAGATCGGCGGTACCGTGGGTGATATTGAATCACTGCCATTCCTCGAGGCCTGTCGGCAACTGAAGGTCGAGGTTGGCCCCCAGCGTGCGCTGTTCATGCACCTGACCCTGGTTCCCTACATTGCGACCGCGGGCGAGATCAAGACCAAGCCGACCCAGCATTCCGTGAAGGAAATGCGCTCCATTGGCCTCCAGCCGGATATCCTGCTGTGCCGCTCCGAGCACGAAGTGGACGCCAGCTCCCGCCGCAAGATTGCACTCTTCACCAACGTGGAAGAGCGCGCGGTCATTCCGCTCCAGGACGCCAAATCGATTTACGCCATTCCGCGCATGCTTCACGAGCACGGCCTGGACCAGCTGGTCATCGAGCGGTTCAATCTGGATGCGCGTCCGGCGGATCTGGGGGAATGGGACGACGTCGTTGAATCCCTGATGAACCCGCAGGGTGAGATTACGATCGCCATGGTCGGCAAGTACATGGAGCTGCTGGATGCCTACAAATCGCTGATCGAGTCCCTGCTGCACGCCGGTATCAAGACCCGCACCAAGGTCAATATCAACTACATCGACTCCGAAGATATCGAGCGCGATGGCACCGGCGCACTGGAAAGCGCGGATGCCATTCTGGTGCCCGGTGGCTTCGGTGAGCGTGGGGTTGAGGGCAAGATCCGCACGGTCCAGTTTGCCCGTGAGAACAAGGTTCCTTATCTGGGAATCTGTCTGGGCATGCAGGTGGCGGTGATTGAATACGCCCGCAATGTGGCCGGTCTGAAAGACGCCCATAGCACCGAATTCCGTGAGCATACGCCAGAGCCGGTAGTGGGGCTGATTACCGAGTGGTTGGACTCCACGGGTGAGCGCGAAGAGCGTACTGGAGAGTCCGATCTCGGCGGCACCATGCGTCTCGGCGCGCAGGATTGTGTGCTGACCGAAGGCTCAACCATTGCCAACTGCTACGGCCGGAAAACCATTCGCGAGCGCCATCGTCACCGCTATGAGGTGAACAACCACTTTTTGCCCAGGCTGGAAGAAGCCGGCCTGAAAATCTCCGGTCGTTCCTCCGATGGCAAGCTGGTGGAAGTCGTGGAAGCTGGCGATCATCCCTGGTTCGTCGCCTGTCAGTTCCATCCGGAATTTACCTCGACACCGCGCGACGGTCACCCGCTGTTCAAGGGCTTTGTTGAAGCCGCCCTGGCGCGTAAGAAGGGAGCCTGA